One Huiozyma naganishii CBS 8797 chromosome 5, complete genome DNA segment encodes these proteins:
- the DSS1 gene encoding exoribonuclease II (similar to Saccharomyces cerevisiae DSS1 (YMR287C); ancestral locus Anc_8.853) has protein sequence MSQWLARRSLHTGGVQWRKVLPGNKRWRKSREKVVSSSDARTPTKNLDAVDIERINEMFLSRTKDLEPGMEIKKLKQIKKEFNTRFAERYFNPSKQWFQDNWVVEPSTNTAGKSSSQNSMTGKNKHYTFKLSEFISSVLQMGDLVLTTPYPNELAMCVGLPESAEDPRYTFVTVSGKMFFGTKSFVHLRIPYRLPEKVRYLISKEGPHAFEPVGTIKGTRDVTYILPYLARQLVTSELPSQINKLAWQKLPSIIKRLELLSRYLRKYNGTWQVPFVQLVDAVQRLEEKGGPGEFEYIKSLFERPSLGSRRSIHAATYLATYWAIKEQQNFNIWGKIHVNKAFLAPISTSVVPAASLRSFHDELINDPKRKHVNKITDLINTKDYELVRERYPEFLQLLSDFTAGNFDNNCEVVTLISQIFRMLDVYRECNVTRDTCFDLLKEISEDNFCENPILSNSDLALAQSSERSALQKCVYSVVQPDIQLDTKTKRHDFLDMPVYCIDSETAHEIDDGVSIEKNGKGSYTLHVHIADPASFFPESYTESTKLSDVLKIAFDKSFTTYLPDVVEAMLPESFCRAADLGKQDKKTRTITFSVRVKMDEHGGLHIQSDTFRARLGLVSNFPKVTYNIVDSVLNDSSSNSPLRQDLLTLYKIASGLRHNRVKLNGAVVFGEGFNNGQVRLIRDSANKVKDITFENNNETPSTVLVSELMILANTLSGNFFRENKIPGIFRCYNELKLDGKALSDYRSIQDNVQRGKNPTLKDIAKITSLMNSSFYSGEPRNHQMIGAKQYLTVTSPLRRYPDLINHIQLHKHLANKPLTFSQQAIDQMIWQVQSRADILKSISTTVSAYWTLTYLKKRIEKDSSARFDVMVTSFPQDGMVNCLFPNHSYARGKLKLKVDRLPPQIGDIVKDCQITSIDCLDSNLQLVMV, from the coding sequence ATGTCTCAATGGCTCGCCAGGAGGAGTCTACACACTGGTGGTGTTCAATGGAGAAAAGTCTTGCCCGGCAACAAGCGGTGGAGAAAGTCGCGTGAGAAAGTCGTCTCGTCATCTGACGCTCGGACTCCCACGAAGAACTTAGACGCCGTGGACATTGAGAGGATAAATGAGATGTTCCTTTCAAGGACCAAGGATTTGGAACCTGGTATGGAAATtaagaagttgaaacagatcaaGAAAGAGTTTAACACCAGATTCGCAGAAAGGTATTTTAATCCATCCAAACAGTGGTTCCAAGATAACTGGGTGGTTGAGCCTTCTACTAATACAGCCGGGAAAAGTTCTTCTCAAAACTCTATGACTGGAAAGAACAAACACTACACCTTCAAACTCAGTGAATTTATAAGCTCCGTCTTACAAATGGGTGATCTGGTTTTGACAACGCCATATCCTAATGAGTTGGCAATGTGTGTTGGATTGCCTGAGAGTGCCGAAGATCCTAGGTACACATTTGTAACTGTCAGCGGGAAGATGTTCTTTGGTACAAAGTCTTTTGTGCATTTGAGAATACCTTACCGGCTACCGGAAAAAGTACGATATCTGATCTCAAAGGAAGGGCCTCATGCATTCGAACCTGTCGGTACCATCAAAGGAACTCGTGACGTAACATACATTCTCCCATACTTGGCTAGACAATTGGTTACTAGTGAGCTACCATCGCAGATCAATAAGCTGGCATGGCAGAAATTACCCTCCATTATCAAGCGGTTGGAACTGCTTAGCCGATATTTACGGAAATACAACGGTACTTGGCAGGTTCCCTTTGTACAACTTGTAGATGCAGTTCAACgtttggaagaaaaagggGGTCCAGGAGAGTTCGAATACATTAAGAGTCTTTTTGAACGACCATCCCTTGGGAGTCGCCGCTCCATTCATGCGGCTACATATTTAGCGACATATTGGGCTATAAAGGAGCAACAAAACTTTAATATTTGGGGAAAGATTCATGTTAATAAAGCCTTTTTGGCCCCAATTTCTACATCTGTCGTACCAGCAGCATCTCTGCGATCTTTCCATGATGAATTGATCAATGACCCGAAGAGAAAACACGTGAACAAGATCACGGACTTGATAAACACAAAGGACTACGAACTAGTAAGGGAGAGATACCCTGAATTTCTACAACTGTTGAGTGATTTTACTGCAGGTAATTTTGATAACAATTGCGAGGTGGTTACATTGATATCCCAGATATTCAGAATGCTTGATGTATATAGGGAATGCAATGTTACCAGAGATACATGTTTTGATCTTCTGAAAGAAATCAGTGAAGATAACTTTTGTGAGAATCCAATTTTGTCCAATTCAGATCTTGCACTAGCCCAATCATCCGAGAGATCGGCGCTACAAAAATGTGTGTATAGTGTAGTGCAACCTGATATTCAGCTCGACACTAAGACAAAAAGACACGATTTTCTTGATATGCCGGTGTATTGCATCGATTCAGAGACAGCTCACGAAATTGACGATGGTGTGTCtatagaaaaaaatggaaaaggCAGCTATACTTTGCACGTCCACATCGCAGATCCTGCATCATTTTTCCCGGAAAGTTACACTGAAAGTACCAAGTTGAGCgacgttttgaaaattGCATTCGATAAGTCTTTCACAACATACTTGCCAGACGTAGTTGAAGCAATGCTGCCAGAATCGTTTTGTAGGGCAGCAGATCTAGGTAAGCAAGATAAAAAGACAAGAACAATCACTTTCTCGGTTCGAGTTAAAATGGACGAACATGGTGGACTACACATACAAAGTGACACATTTCGTGCTAGACTTGGACTTGTGTCAAATTTCCCCAAGGTTACCTACAATATTGTAGACAGTGTACTGAATGACTCAAGCTCTAACAGCCCGTTACGACAGGATCTATTGACTTTGTATAAGATTGCATCCGGATTACGACATAACAGGGTAAAGTTGAATGGTGCTGTCGTCTTTGGAGAGGGATTCAACAATGGTCAGGTAAGACTCATTCGAGATTCTGCAAATAAAGTGAAAGACATCACTTTTGAGAACAACAATGAAACTCCATCAACCGTACTCGTGTCTGAACTAATGATATTGGCGAATACTCTTAGCGGTAACTTTTTCagggaaaacaaaattcCTGGAATATTTCGTTGCTATAATGAGTTGAAGCTTGATGGTAAGGCACTAAGTGATTATCGATCGATACAGGATAACGTTCAACGCGGGAAAAAcccaactttgaaagatataGCAAAGATTACTTCTCTTATGAACTCCAGCTTTTATTCTGGCGAACCTCGTAATCATCAGATGATTGGAGCAAAACAGTACCTGACAGTGACTTCTCCTTTACGGAGATACCCTGATCTGATAAATCACATCCAATTGCATAAACACCTGGCTAATAAGCCACTAACATTTTCACAACAGGCAATAGATCAGATGATATGGCAGGTGCAATCTCGTGCCGATATTTTGAAATCAATCTCGACCACTGTCTCTGCGTATTGGACACTAAcatatttgaaaaagagaatCGAAAAGGATTCGAGTGCCCGTTTTGATGTCATGGTAACCTCATTTCCTCAAGACGGCATGGTAAATTGTCTTTTCCCAAACCACTCCTATGCACGTGGGAAACTGAAACTTAAGGTTGACCGTCTCCCCCCACAAATTGGGGACATAGTCAAGGACTGTCAAATCACATCAATTGACTGTTTGGATAGCAATTTGCAGCTAGTCATGGTATAA
- the PTH1 gene encoding aminoacyl-tRNA hydrolase (similar to Saccharomyces cerevisiae PTH1 (YHR189W); ancestral locus Anc_8.856), producing the protein MVIGRVSIRSIYTCVSGLGNMEPQYAGTRHNVGLKIVQMLGDQLSAGAKPFVRSRAAPKVEYLSIPSLSLVLLLSNGGYMNESGKTLQSVWRKLNRRLGGQKVRHIVVHDELALSLGKLQLREPGRSVRGHNGLKDIERCCGTNFYRLAIGIGRPESRDPADVADYVLGRLSPEENSKLKELVLPRVWPLISKQ; encoded by the coding sequence ATGGTCATTGGGCGAGTTTCCATCCGCTCCATTTACACATGTGTGTCTGGTCTCGGCAATATGGAGCCTCAATATGCGGGGACGAGACACAATGTTGGGTTGAAGATCGTGCAGATGTTGGGAGATCAGTTGAGCGCCGGTGCGAAGCCGTTTGTTCGCTCCCGCGCTGCTCCAAAGGTTGAGTATTTAAGCATTCCATCTTTGAGTTTAGTCTTACTTCTCAGTAACGGTGGGTATATGAACGAGAGTGGGAAAACGTTACAGTCTGTCTGGCGGAAACTAAATCGACGACTTGGTGGTCAAAAAGTGCGACATATTGTTGTTCACGATGAACTCGCGCTCTCGTTGGGAAAGCTCCAGTTACGGGAACCTGGGAGGAGTGTTCGAGGTCATAATGGTTTGAAGGATATTGAGAGATGCTGCGGCACGAATTTTTATCGGTTGGCTATCGGCATAGGTAGACCGGAATCAAGGGACCCTGCCGATGTTGCAGATTATGTTTTAGGCAGGTTGTCCCCCGAGGAAAACTCAAAATTAAAAGAACTAGTCCTACCTCGTGTATGGCCTCTGATTTCCAAGCAGTGA
- the KNAG0E01160 gene encoding MFS transporter — protein sequence MSDCPSLAGSLSSDELHSSTSLETRQVSEKSNRAPIAHLDDDVQSSGKSIHPSRTISNQLDEQDVMDMIPYSRFGTKSKLGLVVQCAFTGFFSSIAGAIYYPVLSVIENKFHINEEQVNMTVVVYFIFQGLSPTLMGGLADSLGRRPVILCSVIIYFCACIGLACSNNYAQVIALRCLQAAGISPVIAINSGMMGDVTTKAERGGYVGYVSGFQVVGTATGAVFGALLSSRWGWRSIFWFLAIGSGACSIVSLLLLPETKRTIVGNGSVTPKSIYNYSPILRLPPVRKQLHLDNPDYETLEAHVRVSLWAPLSVMKIPEISVLLFVAGLQYAVMCTHQTALTTALSKDYHMEVIYIGVCFLPSGLCTMVSVILSGRYLNWTYRRRMAKHQMWLKEQEELLIAEHHDVAKVHDILANDPQYTFNIYRARLEPALFTLVLSSSGFICFGWCISVKAPLAAVLVMSGFASLFSNCILTMSMTLIVDLFPSISSTATGCLNFVRCSLAAILIACLNKMSNKMKWGGVFTLLGCLTGCSSFLLLTLVKNGKTLALKSRRKNEREAAKNAASKNDTKV from the coding sequence ATGTCTGATTGTCCATCGCTAGCAGGATCACTATCTTCGGATGAGTTACATTCCTCCACGTCGTTGGAGACGCGGCAGGTCTCTGAGAAATCGAACAGGGCACCCATCGCACATTTAGACGATGACGTACAGTCATCGGGGAAATCTATACACCCGTCGAGAACGATATCAAACCAGCTCGATGAACAGGATGTTATGGACATGATACCATACTCTCGGTTTGGTACAAAATCGAAGCTGGGACTTGTCGTGCAGTGTGCATTCACTGGGTTTTTCTCCAGTATCGCAGGCGCCATTTACTACCCTGTACTGAGTGTCATTGAAAATAAGTTCCACATCAATGAGGAACAAGTCAACATGACGGTGGTCGTATatttcatctttcaagGATTGTCACCAACGCTCATGGGTGGGCTCGCAGACTCTCTTGGGAGACGTCCCGTGATATTGTGCTCCGTTATCATATACTTCTGCGCCTGTATAGGCCTCGCGTGTTCCAACAACTATGCACAGGTGATTGCACTGCGTTGCCTGCAGGCAGCAGGGATCTCCCCCGTGATTGCGATCAATTCCGGGATGATGGGGGATGTCACGACCAAGGCCGAACGTGGTGGGTACGTCGGGTACGTGTCTGGGTTTCAAGTAGTGGGTACCGCGACAGGGGCCGTGTTCGGTGCCCTGCTGTCATCCCGTTGGGGTTGGAGATCCATATTTTGGTTCCTAGCCATTGGGTCTGGTGCATGCAGTATAGTgtctttgttgttgcttcCCGAAACGAAACGGACTATTGTTGGGAATGGGTCTGTAACACCGAAGAGCATCTACAATTACTCGCCGATACTGAGATTACCGCCAGTCAGGAAACAACTTCACCTGGACAACCCCGATTATGAAACGCTAGAGGCTCATGTGAGAGTAAGCCTATGGGCTCCCCTCTCTGTGATGAAGATCCCTGAGATATCCGTGCTGTTGTTTGTCGCTGGTCTGCAATACGCAGTCATGTGTACTCACCAGACCGCGCTAACTACTGCACTGAGTAAAGATTACCACATGGAGGTCATCTACATTGGTGTGTGCTTCCTTCCCTCGGGGCTCTGCACCATGGTAAGCGTGATACTGTCCGGCCGTTACTTGAACTGGACGTACAGGAGGAGAATGGCGAAGCATCAAATGTGGCTGAAGGAACAGGAAGAGTTGTTGATCGCAGAGCACCACGATGTAGCGAAAGTGCATGACATACTGGCCAACGATCCACAGTATACTTTCAACATATACAGGGCACGTCTGGAACCGGCACTGTTCACGCTTGTGTTGAGTTCCTCCGGGTTCATATGTTTTGGGTGGTGCATATCCGTTAAGGCCCCTCTAGCTGCCGTCTTGGTGATGAGCGGGTTTGCGTCACTATTCTCGAACTGTATCCTCACGATGTCCATGACTCTGATCGTCGACCTGTTCCCCTCTATCTCATCAACCGCCACAGGGTGTCTAAATTTTGTCAGATGCTCCCTTGCGGCTATACTAATCGCGTGCCTGAACAAGATGTCGAACAAGATGAAATGGGGCGGCGTATTCACGCTTCTGGGCTGCCTGACTGGGTGTAGTTCCTTCCTACTGCTGACACTAGTCAAGAACGGCAAAACGCTTGCCCTGAAGAGCAGACGCAAGAACGAGAGAGAGGCAGCGAAAAACGCTGCATCCAAGAACGACACCAAAGTGTAG
- the KNAG0E01170 gene encoding MFS transporter, with translation MSVAISSLASFSSLDNPRSLESSVLHPASQQSDVHPLTLERDEKNLGKPDLSLVRTQSNQVNEPNVADYVPYSRFGTKSKMGLVMQCAFTGFFSTIAASIYFPVLGVVQRKFHISEEQVNMTVVVYYIFQALSPTLMGGLADSLGRRPVVLSSVIIYFCACVGLARCNTYAQIIALRCVQAAGISPVIAINSGMMGDVTTKAERGGYVGYVSGFQVVGTATGAVFGALLSSRWGWRSIFWFLAIGSGACSIVSLLLLPETKRTIVGNGSVTPKSIYNYSPILRLPPVRKQLHLDDPDYQTLEPHVKVSLLAPLGVLKIPEIALLLFVSGVQFATWTTHQTALTNALGNKYHMKVIDIGVCFLPSGICTMASVILSGRYLNWTYRRRMANHKAWLKTQEEQLLVEHQDLSKVREIMLNDSYYVFNIYRARLEPALITLLLSSAGFISFGWCISVKAPLPAVLVMSGFSSLFSNSILTMSMTLIVDLFPARASTATGCLNLVRCALSAIFIACLSRMARKMKFGGLFTFLGCLTACSSCLLLILVKNGKRLTFERRRSDEKHAAKQAAAKNDSKV, from the coding sequence ATGTCGGTTGCGATCTCCTCTTTAGCGTCTTTTTCGTCGCTGGATAATCCGCGGTCGCTCGAGTCGTCGGTGTTACATCCAGCATCGCAGCAAAGCGATGTGCACCCATTGACACTCGAGCGGGACGAGAAGAATCTGGGCAAGCCGGATCTTAGCCTCGTAAGGACGCAATCGAACCAGGTCAACGAGCCTAACGTCGCGGATTACGTGCCCTACTCACGGTTTGGCACAAAATCCAAGATGGGACTCGTGATGCAATGTGCCTTCACTGGGTTCTTCTCTACGATCGCAGCGTCGATCTACTTCCCAGTGCTGGGCGTCGTCCAGAGGAAATTCCACATCTCAGAGGAACAGGTCAACATGACAGTGGTCGTGTACTACATCTTCCAAGCCTTGTCACCCACGCTTATGGGCGGGCTTGCAGATTCCCTCGGGAGACGGCCCGTCGTCCTGTCCTCAGTTATCATATACTTCTGCGCGTGCGTTGGGCTCGCACGGTGCAACACATACGCACAGATAATCGCACTGCGTTGTGTACAGGCAGCTGGAATCTCCCCCGTGATTGCGATCAATTCCGGGATGATGGGGGATGTCACGACCAAGGCCGAACGTGGTGGGTACGTCGGGTACGTGTCTGGGTTTCAAGTAGTGGGTACCGCGACAGGGGCCGTGTTCGGTGCCCTGCTGTCATCCCGTTGGGGTTGGAGATCCATTTTTTGGTTCCTAGCCATTGGGTCTGGTGCATGCAGTATAGTgtctttgttgttgcttcCCGAAACGAAACGGACTATTGTTGGGAATGGGTCTGTAACACCGAAGAGCATCTACAATTACTCGCCGATACTGAGATTACCGCCAGTTAGGAAACAACTTCACTTGGATGACCCAGACTACCAGACTTTAGAACCCCATGTGAAGGTAAGTCTACTGGCACCGCTCGGCGTGTTGAAGATCCCGGAGATTGCACTTCTGCTCTTTGTCTCCGGTGTACAGTTCGCCACTTGGACGACCCACCAGACCGCGCTGACCAATGCCTTGGGGAACAAATACCACATGAAGGTCATCGACATCGGTGTCTGCTTCCTACCATCCGGTATTTGTACGATGGCAAGCGTCATTCTCTCAGGCCGTTACTTGAACTGGACTTACAGAAGGAGAATGGCAAACCACAAAGCTTGGTTGAAGACACAGGAGGAACAACTACTCGTGGAACACCAAGATCTATCAAAAGTACGCGAGATAATGTTGAACGATTCATATTACGTCTTCAACATATACAGGGCACGTCTGGAACCGGCACTGATCACTTTGCTTCTCAGTTCCGCCGGGTTCATAAGTTTCGGATGGTGTATCTCCGTTAAGGCCCCTCTACCGGCCGTTTTGGTCATGAGCGGGTTCTCATCGCTGTTTTCCAACTCTATCTTGACGATGTCGATGACGCTTATTGTCGACTTGTTCCCAGCAAGAGCCTCCACGGCAACAGGCTGTTTGAACTTGGTCCGGTGCGCGCTATCGGCGATATTCATTGCGTGTCTGAGCAGGATGGCTCGCAAGATGAAATTCGGAGGGCTGTTCACGTTTCTGGGCTGTCTAACTGCGTGCAGCTCGTGCTTGCTACTGATCTTGGTCAAAAATGGGAAGAGACTCACTTTTGAGCGCAGAAGAAGCGATGAGAAGCATGCCGCGAAGCAAGCCGCTGCAAAGAACGATTCGAAAGTGTGA